Proteins encoded in a region of the Syngnathus typhle isolate RoL2023-S1 ecotype Sweden linkage group LG20, RoL_Styp_1.0, whole genome shotgun sequence genome:
- the lypc gene encoding sperm acrosome membrane-associated protein 4-like, translating into MSVSQLLLLLLALPLATCLMCYTCVFPAISPLDCLKFPGPCRDGHRCLSSVATAKRGALEITFYEKSCADPSQCGVHGQKYSSGLYFNYTNVCCNTDLCNGASVLGSTKWGGAAICLLPALKLLQA; encoded by the exons ATGTCTGTCTCGCAGCTTCTCTTGCTACTACTTGCGCTTCCCTTGGcaa CTTGTTTGATGTGTTATACATGTGTATTTCCTGCCATTTCTCCTCTGGATTGCCTAAAGTTTCCCGGGCCTTGCAGGGATGGCCATCGCTGCCTGTCCAGCGTTGCAACGGCAAAACGAG GTGCACTTGAAATAACGTTCTATGAGAAAAGCTGCGCCGATCCTTCCCAGTGTGGTGTGCACGGGCAGAAATACAGCAGTGGCCTTTATTTCAACTACACCAACGTGTGCTGCAATACAGACCTGTGTAACGGGGCGTCAGTACTCGGTTCCACCAAGTGGGGAGGTGCCGCAATCTGCCTGCTACCTGCGCTCAAACTTCTGCAGGCCTGA